Proteins encoded in a region of the Paenibacillus sp. E222 genome:
- a CDS encoding serine hydrolase has product MGRQKGKRMSITALTLALMMLSPMSVLAAPATSNNSNLTYEATKKIVAEKAKILTETYGTTSVQYALIDGGEIVVSAQTGKNDLRDKVPLTSNTIYGIGSTSKMVLTAAVMKLVDEGKMDLDLPVVNYLPDFKMKDHRYTQITPRMLLNHSSGLLGSTGSNATLYGDNDTYSHDTFLDQLANQNLKADPGEYSVYCNDGFTLAEILVERVSGMGFTAFIHKYITEPLDMNHTKTPQDVVDPAAMAGIYSPLVEGQLPQENYNIIATGGIYSTAEDLVKFSQIFTGEVEGILSSKSVEAMAQEEYKRGMWPEDSDTSISYGLGWDSVNLYPFSEYGIKAVTKGGDTISYHSSLIVLPEYNLAAAVTSSGGTSAKDQFIASELLLSALEEKGIITERKPEKSFGVPVKADVPKEIATNAGIYGGNNSVKKIEMNTAGQMTVSTPTAPSHPAQKYTYTADGTFVNDEGTEKLKFVKEKNGRTYLWYRSYISLPGLGQLAFSEYKMEKLEANELSQDITASWEQREGKKYYLVNEKYTSTVYLHSSPILPIHTSKETPGYVSNNKIIGANEAVTELQIPGMAGRDTKEIYFAEKNGVEYITAVGSIYASEELVQPLYSGKQSVTTIQADGYAKWFSVPATVKGKVMTVKLPSNGAFAVYDQKGICINHTVVSGKNEVVLPENGRIVFAGEVGSKFEISLK; this is encoded by the coding sequence ATGGGACGACAAAAGGGAAAACGAATGTCAATCACCGCCTTAACTCTGGCGTTAATGATGTTATCTCCAATGTCAGTACTGGCCGCACCAGCTACGAGTAACAACAGCAATCTGACGTATGAAGCAACCAAGAAAATTGTAGCGGAGAAAGCGAAGATCCTTACCGAGACGTACGGTACGACCAGTGTGCAATATGCCCTTATTGATGGTGGAGAGATTGTGGTGTCCGCTCAAACAGGCAAAAACGATCTAAGGGACAAGGTGCCTCTTACTTCAAATACAATCTATGGCATAGGATCAACTAGCAAAATGGTGCTTACAGCCGCTGTGATGAAACTAGTTGACGAGGGAAAGATGGATTTGGATCTGCCTGTTGTGAACTATTTACCTGATTTTAAGATGAAAGATCATCGCTACACACAAATCACACCGCGCATGCTGTTGAATCATTCTTCCGGTCTGTTGGGCAGCACTGGAAGCAATGCCACATTGTATGGAGATAATGATACGTATTCACATGATACGTTTCTAGATCAATTGGCGAATCAAAACCTGAAAGCCGATCCAGGAGAGTACTCCGTATATTGTAACGATGGTTTTACATTAGCGGAGATTCTAGTCGAAAGAGTTAGTGGCATGGGCTTTACTGCATTTATTCACAAATATATTACAGAGCCTCTGGACATGAATCACACCAAAACACCACAGGATGTGGTTGATCCGGCAGCAATGGCGGGAATCTATTCTCCTTTGGTTGAAGGCCAGCTTCCTCAAGAGAATTATAATATCATCGCTACTGGAGGCATTTATTCCACTGCTGAAGATCTTGTGAAATTTTCACAAATTTTCACGGGAGAGGTCGAGGGCATTCTTTCCAGTAAGTCGGTAGAGGCCATGGCGCAAGAAGAATACAAAAGAGGCATGTGGCCGGAGGATAGCGATACGTCTATATCTTACGGGTTAGGGTGGGATAGTGTAAATTTGTACCCATTCAGTGAATACGGCATCAAGGCTGTTACGAAAGGTGGAGATACCATATCGTATCACTCATCTTTAATCGTACTGCCGGAATATAATCTGGCTGCAGCCGTTACCTCATCAGGTGGGACAAGTGCCAAAGATCAGTTCATTGCGAGTGAATTATTACTCAGCGCACTTGAAGAAAAGGGGATTATTACAGAACGGAAGCCAGAAAAATCGTTTGGTGTACCAGTGAAGGCAGATGTACCTAAAGAAATAGCCACGAATGCAGGTATATATGGCGGCAATAATTCGGTTAAGAAGATCGAAATGAATACTGCTGGACAAATGACTGTATCCACACCCACAGCTCCAAGTCATCCGGCTCAAAAATACACCTATACAGCGGATGGTACTTTTGTTAACGATGAAGGCACGGAAAAGTTGAAATTCGTTAAGGAGAAGAATGGAAGGACTTATCTGTGGTATCGATCTTATATATCCTTGCCAGGACTTGGACAATTGGCTTTCTCCGAATATAAAATGGAGAAGCTGGAAGCCAATGAATTATCCCAGGATATTACGGCCTCATGGGAGCAGCGTGAAGGTAAAAAATATTACCTGGTGAATGAGAAATATACATCAACAGTTTATCTACATTCGTCACCAATTCTCCCGATTCATACGAGTAAGGAGACTCCGGGGTATGTGTCCAATAACAAGATTATTGGAGCAAACGAAGCAGTCACTGAGCTTCAGATCCCTGGCATGGCTGGACGTGATACCAAGGAGATTTATTTCGCCGAAAAGAACGGAGTGGAGTACATCACAGCTGTAGGTAGCATATACGCCAGTGAGGAACTTGTTCAACCACTCTATTCGGGAAAACAATCTGTAACAACGATTCAAGCAGATGGATATGCCAAATGGTTTTCGGTACCAGCAACTGTGAAAGGAAAAGTTATGACCGTTAAACTGCCTTCAAATGGTGCCTTTGCCGTATATGATCAAAAGGGGATTTGTATTAATCACACCGTGGTCAGTGGTAAGAATGAAGTTGTTTTACCAGAGAACGGCCGCATCGTATTTGCAGGTGAGGTTGGCTCCAAATTTGAAATTTCATTGAAATAG
- a CDS encoding dienelactone hydrolase family protein, with the protein MRLFEILLVLSCFALLIDLLFIKRSSKKTGLGLGIGSSVILLVQLFVEGYRWQLLLVYIMTALFIIIVLLRHSEKMVNLKIGKFLKYSLSSLIVILLVISTALSVYLPVFNLPKPDGPEKVGTQTFHFTDQNRDEVLTEDQSDKRELMVQVWYPTENMNNNKRDTLFPNDKEMFKTYIKSFSASLKLPEFLLDYLKYSQTNSYENVEILPSTSPYPVVLLSHGMGTSRVLQASQAENLASHGFIVATIDHTYSTFATLFPDGRVTGYTTKMTTIDDRREIGDIWTKDVEFVINQIEKLNSGAIESQFKGKMDLNNIGAMGHSFGGATAFNATYLDPRIKAGVNMDGSLNEVENRDDINKPFMFIRSGSFKDWLVNFENDRNSDDEVNKFLSDELHIMKNVIEHGGNVIYIEGTQHFNFTDLQFYSELVKLSGITGDINGKRGANIVNQYVLDFFNKQLKGTGGTLIQGPSDLYPEVKFIDPKEL; encoded by the coding sequence ATGAGATTATTTGAAATACTTTTAGTTCTATCCTGTTTCGCGTTACTCATAGACCTACTATTTATTAAAAGAAGTTCTAAGAAAACAGGCTTGGGTTTGGGTATAGGAAGCAGCGTTATATTATTAGTTCAATTGTTTGTTGAGGGATACAGATGGCAGCTGCTTTTGGTATATATCATGACGGCTCTATTCATAATCATAGTTTTACTCAGGCATTCCGAAAAAATGGTGAATCTAAAAATAGGGAAGTTCTTGAAATATAGTTTATCTTCCTTAATCGTCATTCTACTTGTGATATCTACTGCCTTGTCTGTATACCTACCTGTATTTAATTTGCCGAAGCCGGATGGTCCAGAGAAAGTGGGTACTCAAACCTTTCATTTTACGGACCAGAACAGAGACGAAGTCTTAACTGAAGATCAGAGCGACAAGAGGGAACTAATGGTTCAAGTCTGGTATCCTACGGAGAACATGAATAACAACAAGCGTGACACGCTGTTTCCAAATGATAAAGAAATGTTCAAAACGTATATTAAGAGCTTCTCTGCTTCTTTAAAACTGCCCGAATTTTTGCTCGACTACTTGAAGTATAGTCAAACCAACTCTTATGAAAATGTAGAAATATTACCTTCCACAAGTCCTTATCCCGTGGTACTGCTATCTCATGGTATGGGAACCAGTAGAGTTCTACAAGCATCACAGGCGGAGAATCTGGCCAGTCATGGGTTTATCGTAGCGACAATCGATCATACGTACAGCACCTTTGCGACCCTTTTTCCGGATGGCCGTGTAACGGGCTATACAACAAAGATGACAACCATAGATGACCGCAGAGAAATTGGGGATATATGGACAAAAGACGTGGAATTTGTAATCAATCAAATCGAAAAGCTGAATTCAGGTGCAATTGAAAGTCAATTCAAAGGGAAAATGGATTTAAATAACATCGGTGCGATGGGGCATTCTTTTGGGGGTGCAACGGCGTTTAATGCAACGTATTTGGATCCTCGAATCAAGGCCGGGGTTAATATGGACGGGTCACTGAATGAAGTGGAAAATAGAGATGATATAAACAAGCCGTTTATGTTCATCAGATCGGGAAGTTTTAAAGACTGGTTAGTCAATTTTGAAAATGATAGAAATTCGGATGACGAAGTAAATAAATTTCTTTCAGATGAGCTGCACATTATGAAAAATGTTATTGAACATGGGGGAAATGTGATTTATATAGAAGGAACCCAGCACTTCAATTTCACGGATCTTCAATTCTATTCGGAGCTGGTTAAACTGTCCGGGATCACAGGAGACATCAATGGTAAAAGAGGAGCAAACATCGTAAATCAATATGTACTTGATTTCTTTAATAAGCAATTGAAAGGAACGGGTGGCACTCTGATTCAGGGACCGAGCGACTTGTATCCAGAGGTGAAATTTATAGATCCCAAAGAACTTTAA
- a CDS encoding alpha/beta fold hydrolase, whose product MTQPEEKKAKNGSRARKVRNIILKVLGAILIAIILFLGIVYITNVISSNSEAKKIEPYGQHVSVDGKNMNVLIQGEGKETIVLLPGFGTATPALDFKLLIDELSPYYKVVAVEPFGYGLSDGTEKERTTENIVSEVHEALQQLDIHQYMLMGHSIAGIYGIDYVNKYPDEVTAFVGIDSSVSTQPSITDAKFPLKTFALLRNTGLLRLMMKVSADPYEGLAFDDQTVEQMRMISNKNMYNPTSLNEMDHIYSNFKGAQGLTFPKDLPLLLFVQANNEGVEGWIPLHEGQIKDSVHGKVITMDGSHYLHHTQFKKIAEDVRAFMNEAK is encoded by the coding sequence GAAAGCGAAGAATGGATCGAGGGCCAGGAAAGTACGAAATATTATACTTAAAGTACTAGGAGCAATCTTAATTGCCATTATTTTATTTCTAGGTATTGTTTATATCACAAATGTGATTAGTAGTAATTCAGAGGCGAAAAAGATAGAGCCCTATGGTCAGCACGTATCTGTAGACGGGAAAAATATGAATGTGCTCATTCAAGGTGAAGGCAAGGAAACGATTGTGCTTCTGCCTGGTTTTGGAACAGCAACACCAGCGCTTGATTTCAAGCTGCTTATTGATGAATTATCTCCATATTACAAAGTTGTTGCAGTTGAGCCTTTCGGTTACGGATTAAGTGATGGAACAGAAAAAGAAAGAACCACAGAAAATATCGTAAGTGAAGTTCATGAAGCTCTGCAGCAACTTGATATTCATCAGTACATGCTCATGGGTCACTCTATTGCAGGTATTTACGGCATTGATTATGTGAACAAATATCCGGATGAGGTAACTGCCTTCGTCGGTATTGACAGTAGTGTTTCCACCCAACCAAGTATTACAGATGCGAAGTTCCCATTAAAAACGTTTGCTCTTCTTAGAAATACAGGTCTCTTAAGATTAATGATGAAAGTGAGTGCAGACCCCTATGAGGGACTGGCATTTGATGATCAGACCGTTGAGCAAATGAGAATGATCTCGAATAAAAATATGTATAATCCCACGTCATTAAACGAGATGGATCATATTTATTCCAATTTTAAAGGTGCTCAAGGTTTAACCTTCCCTAAAGACCTTCCACTTCTTCTATTTGTACAAGCGAATAATGAAGGTGTAGAAGGATGGATACCGCTGCATGAAGGGCAGATCAAAGATTCGGTACATGGGAAAGTAATCACAATGGATGGTTCACATTATTTACACCATACTCAATTCAAAAAAATTGCTGAAGATGTTAGAGCATTTATGAACGAAGCGAAATAA